In Ctenopharyngodon idella isolate HZGC_01 chromosome 20, HZGC01, whole genome shotgun sequence, the following proteins share a genomic window:
- the rnf217 gene encoding probable E3 ubiquitin-protein ligase RNF217: MEDDSSVRVNVTAQNMPGYTGRDGESVHVSSGIRSTDFGQDVRSSETKVPSSSLSSKDVLEFHKHKHEPGGNNKENNERENIRAVDILRRNFGSIKDPEDPKDLEKVGSGIKLNDLDHETDDERMQCSTKSLQQDMESNSRLGNTDGNHHIDYNIDLKSGEEYPSQSKEHVYCTVYCIANDNYRIPVEKTTNDHETTSSSSSLSDELVLSPTDLPNSELDHDPYPEPYTVSDLMVSGINNSYNADNSLSVVLTCRICLDDKQIMPLHCCKKAVCEECLKRYIISQVHVGRAHLVCPITECSGYLEESLVISYLTSEELAKYKYFLELSRLDSSTKPCPQCSLFTSLKGRSQQTSIKSEHKYKIQCTNCQFVWCFKCHAPWHEGLKCRDYRKGDKLLRHWASVIEHGQRNAQKCPRCKIHIQRTEGCDHMTCTQCNTNFCYRCGEKYRHLRFFGDHTSNLSVFGCKYRYLPEKPHLRRLVRGSVCMSKVLVAPVVIVLVVVVGALALVIGLFALPIYYICKRRRKRSQGSGRWLC; this comes from the exons ATGGAAGATGACTCTTCCGTGCGTGTGAATGTCACCGCGCAAAATATGCCCGGTTATACCGGACGCGACGGGGAATCTGTCCATGTATCCAGCGGGATACGGAGCACTGATTTCGGCCAGGATGTCCGCAGCAGCGAGACGAAGGtgccatcatcatcattatcctCGAAGGATGTTTTGGAATTTCATAAACACAAACATGAGCCGGGAGgcaataataaagaaaataacgAGAGGGAAAACATAAGAGCCGTGGATATTTTAAGAAGGAATTTTGGTTCTATCAAAGATCCAGAAGATCCCAAAGACCTGGAGAAAGTAGGATCTGGCATCAAACTGAACGATTTGGATCATGAAACGGATGATGAAAGGATGCAATGTAGCACAAAAAGTCTCCAACAAGACATGGAGAGCAACTCAAGATTGGGAAATACTGATGGGAATCATCATATTGATTATAATATTGATTTGAAGAGTGGTGAAGAATATCCCAGCCAATCAAAAGAGCATGTTTACTGCACTGTATACTGTATTGCCAATGATAATTATAGGATACCTGTtgagaaaacaacaaatgatCATGAGACtacatcttcatcatcatcattatcagaTGAGCTGGTTTTATCTCCCACTGACTTGCCAAATTCAGAACTGGACCATGATCCCTATCCAGAGCCCTATACAGTCTCCGACCTGATGGTGTCTGGAATAAACAACTCATATAATGCTGACAACAGTTTAtctgttgtgttaacttgtcgCATTTGTCTTGATGACAAACAAATCATGCCGCTACACTGTTGCAAAAAGGCCGTTTGTGAAGAATGTCTGAAAAGATACATCATCTCGCAG GTTCATGTGGGTCGGGCACACTTGGTGTGTCCCATCACAGAGTGCAGTGGTTACTTGGAGGAGAGCTTGGTGATTTCATACCTGACCAGTGAGGAGCTTGCAAAATACAAGTACTTCTTGGAGCTGAGCAGACTGGACTCCAGCACAAAACCGTGTCCCCAGTGCAGCCTGTTTACTTCCCTGAAGGGTCGTAGCCAACAGACATCCATCAAGAGTGAACATAAGTACAAG ATTCAGTGCACAAATTGCCAGTTTGTCTGGTGTTTTAAATGCCATGCGCCCTGGCACGAAGGCCTGAAGTGTCGAGACTACAGGAAAGGAGACAAACTGTTGCGTCACTGGGCCAGCGTCATTGAACATGGCCAGAGGAATGCTCAGAAGTGCCCACGCTGCAAG ATCCACATTCAGAGAACGGAAGGCTGTGATCACATGACCTGCACGCAGTGcaacacaaacttttgttatCGATGTGGGGAGAAGTACAGGCATCTGCGCTTCTTTGGTGACCACACCTCCAACCTGAGTGTGTTTGGATGCAAGTACCGCTATCTGCCTGAGAAACCCCATCTGCGCCGGCTGGTCCGAGGCTCTGTTTGTA TGAGTAAAGTGCTGGTGGCTCCAGTGGTCATTGTCCTTGTGGTGGTCGTCGGAGCTCTGGCTTTGGTCATAG